The genomic DNA TCTCCTGCTCGCCCTCCGCGGCGGGGACCAGACCGGTGCGGTGCAGCAGGTGGGCGATCCGGGCGCCGCCCGGGCCGACGACCAGGTGGATGCCGGGTGCGGCGGCGGTGGTGACGGGGGCTTCGGCGAGGACGGTCACAGCAGACCCGCCCGCAGCGCGTAGGCCACCGCGTGGGCGCGGTTGCGCAGGCGGAACCGCTGGGTGATGTCGTGGACGATCGTCGTCACGGTCCGCTGGGAGTAGGCGAGGCAGCGGGCGATCTCGCTGGTCTCGTGGCCGTCGGCGACCATCTGCAGCACGCTGCGCTCCCGGTCGGACAGGCCCGCGGCGGCCCACGGGCCGGGGAGGTCGCCGACCGCGCGGGCCGCGGCGGAGTGCTCCAGCAGCTGGTCGAGGAGGTCCGGGGGGACCGTGCAGTCACCGCGCGCCGCGGCGCACACCGCGCGGGCCAGCCGCTGGCCGTCCGCGTCGCGGCGGCGCAGCAGGCCGCGGGCGCCCGCTGCGAGGGCGTGCAGCGCCTCCGCCGGGTTCAGCTCGCCGGCGACCAGCACCACGGCGGGGCGGCTCGCGGTGTCCCGGGCGGCGTGCAGCATGTCCAGCTCGGCGCGGGCGAAGCGGTCGACCAGCATGACCACGACGGCCGGCTGCTCACCCGGCAGGGTCACGGCCACGTCCGGGCAGGCGGCGAGGGTGCTGGTGGTGCCGGCTTCCAGGACCGGGTCGGGTGCGACGACGCTCACGGGTACGGGTTGTCCCACGGTCTCTCCTCCGGTGGTGTACAGCCCGGCCGTTCGGTTCCGGCGGGGCTGGCGGGGGGTGGTGGCACCAGACTGCGACCGGGGCACGGGAGCGGGCATCGGGGGACGACCCCCACGTTTGTGCGAACGCCGGCCCCCCGTACGGAACGGGGGTCGGGCGGGGGCTGCGGGCCCCGGGTGGGGACCGGCCGCGCCGGGGCAGGGCGATAGGGGGGCCGGGTGGGGATCCGCCCGGCGGCGGGACGGTCGGCGGGCCGCTGTGCGGGGTGCTCCGGTGCAGGTGGGGGCCGGTTCCCCCATGTCCTACCCAGGGGGTGGGCGGGGTGGGGAGAATATGGGGGTCGAGCCCCCATGTGGGGGTGGGGGCGGTCCTGGGACCTTTCTTCTCGTGACCGAACGCGTACTCCTCGCAGACGAGCCCCAGGCGCTGCCGCGCTGGTGGTGGGCCCGCGGCCTGACGCTCCGTGAGCGCCTCGCCGCCCCGGGCCGCCCGGCCGCCGCGGCCGCCGTCCCGGCCCCCCGGACCGCACCGTGGTCCGCCGGGGACCTGGCGGGCTTCGCCGCCCGGCTGGCCAGCCTGGGCCTGGGCGAGGAGCTGGCGTCCGCGCTCGGCGACGAGCTCCCGGAGCGCCTGGCGGCCCGCACGGTGCGGCCGAGCTGGGCCGAGTACGTGGAGAAGGCGGTGGCCGGGGCCCCGACGCGGATCGAGCGCGCCGAGGTGACCGGCGAGGGCGCCGAGGTGTTCGTCGCGGCGCTGCGCCCGCTGGTGGACACCGCGGCCGCGGAGGTCGCCGCGAAGCTGACGCTGCCGCAGGCGGAGTGCGAGGTGGTCCTGGCGGCGTTCGAGCGCCGACTCGGCGGACAGCTGGCCCGCCAGGCGGCCCGGACGCTGGTCAAGGAGCTGCACCTGGCCCGCACCGCGGGCCGCCTGACCGGCGCCGACGGCCGGGAGCGGTTCGCCTCCTTCGTGGCGCGGACCGGCACCGCCGCGGGCCTCGCCCGGCTCTTCACCCGCTACCCGGTGCTCGGCCGGATGCTCGGGCAGAGCGCCACCGACGCCGCCGAGGCCTTGGTGGAGCTGGCCGAGCGGCTGCAGGCCGACCGCCAGGCGCTGGTCGAGGGCCTCTTCGAGGGCCGCGACCCGGGCCCGCTGACCGGCCTGGAACTGGCGCTCGGCGACACCCACCAGGGTGGCCGCGCGGTCGCGGTGCTGCACTTCGCGGCCGGCCGCGCCGTGTACAAGCCCCGCTCGGTGGAGCAGCACGAGGTGCTCGACCGGGCCGCGGCGTGGCTCGACGCCCAGGTGCCCGGACTCGGCCTGCGCACCCCGCGCTCGGTGCGCGGCACCGGCTACGGCTGGCTGGAGTTCATCGAGCACCGCTACTGCGAGAGCACCGACCAGGCGGACGCCTTCTACCGGCGCCAGGGCGCGCTGCTGGCCCTGCTGTACGCGGTCGACGGCGCCGACATGCACTACGAGAACCTGATCGCCTGCGCCGACCAGCCGGTCCTG from Kitasatospora terrestris includes the following:
- a CDS encoding response regulator transcription factor, whose protein sequence is MSVVAPDPVLEAGTTSTLAACPDVAVTLPGEQPAVVVMLVDRFARAELDMLHAARDTASRPAVVLVAGELNPAEALHALAAGARGLLRRRDADGQRLARAVCAAARGDCTVPPDLLDQLLEHSAAARAVGDLPGPWAAAGLSDRERSVLQMVADGHETSEIARCLAYSQRTVTTIVHDITQRFRLRNRAHAVAYALRAGLL